The Lycium barbarum isolate Lr01 chromosome 9, ASM1917538v2, whole genome shotgun sequence genome has a segment encoding these proteins:
- the LOC132608739 gene encoding bidirectional sugar transporter SWEET5-like isoform X2, with the protein MSLDHIRHSVGILGKISSVFLFASPMPTFKRIIKNKSVEEFHPYPYLAAVMNCMVWIYYGMLFVHPYSILVVIINSVGLFFHLSYLSIFFCYTVKRYRLEIVVILLAEIVGVAAIIAGTMLGLHTYASRSMLKVIKTKSAEFLPRLLCIAGFLNGICWLIYALYKFDPYILVGNGVGTLLAYVQLVLLHIYQKPSIVDRSHLQGRSQ; encoded by the exons ATGAGTCTAGATCATATTCGTCATAGCGTCGGCATTCTCG GCAAAATCTCATCTGTTTTTCTCTTCGCTTCGCCAAT GCCAACATTTAAACGAATCATCAAAAACAAATCGGTAGAGGAGTTCCACCCGTACCCATACCTAGCAGCTGTAATGAACTGTATGGTGTGGATTTACTACGGCATGCTTTTTGTTCATCCATACAGCATTCTTGTTGTCATCATCAACAGCGTTGGTCTCTTCTTCCACTTGTCTTATCTTTCTATATTTTTCTGCTACACCGTCAAAAGATATCGG CTAGAGATAGTTGTCATATTGTTAGCGGAAATAGTGGGCGTGGCCGCCATCATAGCTGGAACCATGCTAGGCTTGCACACCTACGCAAGTAGATCCATG CTCAAGGTAATCAAAACAAAGAGCGCTGAATTCTTGCCAAGGCTGCTTTGCATAGCAGGCTTCCTTAATGGAATCTGCTGGCTCATCTATGCTCTCTACAAGTTTGACCCCTACATCTTG GTTGGAAACGGAGTTGGAACACTATTAGCTTATGTTCAGCTGGTATTGCTCCATATTTACCAGAAGCCATCTATCGTGGACCGCTCGCACttgcaggggcggagccagtaa
- the LOC132608739 gene encoding bidirectional sugar transporter SWEET5-like isoform X1, which translates to MSLDHIRHSVGILGKISSVFLFASPMPTFKRIIKNKSVEEFHPYPYLAAVMNCMVWIYYGMLFVHPYSILVVIINSVGLFFHLSYLSIFFCYTVKRYRLEIVVILLAEIVGVAAIIAGTMLGLHTYASRSMVVKILATFFGILMYASPLSIMLKVIKTKSAEFLPRLLCIAGFLNGICWLIYALYKFDPYILVGNGVGTLLAYVQLVLLHIYQKPSIVDRSHLQGRSQ; encoded by the exons ATGAGTCTAGATCATATTCGTCATAGCGTCGGCATTCTCG GCAAAATCTCATCTGTTTTTCTCTTCGCTTCGCCAAT GCCAACATTTAAACGAATCATCAAAAACAAATCGGTAGAGGAGTTCCACCCGTACCCATACCTAGCAGCTGTAATGAACTGTATGGTGTGGATTTACTACGGCATGCTTTTTGTTCATCCATACAGCATTCTTGTTGTCATCATCAACAGCGTTGGTCTCTTCTTCCACTTGTCTTATCTTTCTATATTTTTCTGCTACACCGTCAAAAGATATCGG CTAGAGATAGTTGTCATATTGTTAGCGGAAATAGTGGGCGTGGCCGCCATCATAGCTGGAACCATGCTAGGCTTGCACACCTACGCAAGTAGATCCATGGTCGTGAAAATTCTCGCTACCTTCTTTGGAATTCTTATGTATGCATCCCCTCTATCAATCATG CTCAAGGTAATCAAAACAAAGAGCGCTGAATTCTTGCCAAGGCTGCTTTGCATAGCAGGCTTCCTTAATGGAATCTGCTGGCTCATCTATGCTCTCTACAAGTTTGACCCCTACATCTTG GTTGGAAACGGAGTTGGAACACTATTAGCTTATGTTCAGCTGGTATTGCTCCATATTTACCAGAAGCCATCTATCGTGGACCGCTCGCACttgcaggggcggagccagtaa